Proteins found in one Fusarium oxysporum Fo47 chromosome V, complete sequence genomic segment:
- a CDS encoding uncharacterized protein (expressed protein), with protein sequence MDRIFRPAKPSSPQLEEVGAKAGFWSEDLKQFSKPPKVSENKGSTSEAKEKRAKVIAEDESKRGEARKKGELAYLTVTVKDAKGSIRSINKVRLEPSWDIDRAEFEAKRAYDSY encoded by the exons ATGGACCGCATCTTCCGCCCTGCGAAGCCCTCATCTCCACAGCTCGAGGAGGTTGGAGCCAAAGCCGGATTTTGGAGCGAGGATTTGAAGCAATTCTCAAAGCCTCCGAAAGTATCCGAAAATAAAGGATC AACATCCGAGGCCAAGGAGAAAAGAGCCAAAGTGATCGCCGAGGATGAATCAAAACGCGGCGAAGCTCGCAAGAAAGGAGAGCTTGCGTATCTCACTGTTACTGTT AAAGACGCAAAAGGGTCAATCAGGAGCATTAACAAGGTCAGATTAGAGCCTAGTTGGGACATAGACAGAGCCGAATTCGAAGCCAAACGGGCCTATGACAGTTACTAG